Proteins from a genomic interval of Crassostrea angulata isolate pt1a10 chromosome 7, ASM2561291v2, whole genome shotgun sequence:
- the LOC128192140 gene encoding uncharacterized protein LOC128192140 isoform X5 yields the protein MEASSVFIKTEIEDAEYERSYNYSSNDTLVNNEEDYTVTVNPEAVLDIKYEREEDPTSNNSESIAAFSSNASGLTGDNDVSDSSQPKEPPVHKEVNRRKRKLRVRRLDARQIEETCEENEESAMVSQVKTEPEEFSTIWNSEDTNSFDGTAIKMEDTDNGLGSDSNYMEGGSNGTTEVAPGEDFVIKTESESLEDESSAYSNHVQSTSKRKRRSLEENSDAFQNVPVGNLMSLQEFEGDASKSIRGRTGNRSSEAKEKTRKTWFLDEDKGMWKRRSWYEEEAKNMMQKTQEDLKQIEELYSSKSGGQSKETYISILQSSAEKPETKVENKREVKRLVGRKRSRYEEKTELMKRKTEEDEEFIDSLKTMFKRPADTSEHSNQSIDSTSSPPESGASENCDKSAILSTSLLTLTEIAELNGKRRLTVPRKSMYEEKTRDMNRKTQEDEELIKGLQSLSKGKLVSKDSKEYKQLLSDTSVLSESIKEQVEISPNTFEYQPGPGVPVKKIIMPTENSLTYLIPQRWESDEALGDMAEYAPVLYSNKKHPDLKEKIPQWNLRAPMIAKIWRDLPEHTREAYKAQCKQNKLKKEDDQKKMLEEELKKHSSKKPKQSRGSDIAYRASVPAPPIAPVRQSQRLMSKSNNTATAADIKVKDSPERSSSPGSGNIDLRRSKYAEKTMMLNMKSERDKAMMAEANLPVPRDGPSDRLPGSHYALSMQMMALKTRQEMATLAQLIPQEKVAAIQSRQAIIPKDQRIEEEIEENPPPTVYIIDHGKLVQARLNGNQRTSDSPPVQKDVNLNQNSVFYVRKSRYNEEPEKSVVMEESVLMCSECGEEFTSVSDMDSHKTLSHNYKPSVVLPKEDTALPFIKFEPVDEDFDKIENSSCYAEVDSSKGRKKKSKGKLKVKVGKSRKKSSDEAQTNCGTCDTDIKIKTEVL from the exons ATGGAGGCCAGTTCAGTATTTATAAAAACGGAGATTGAAGATGCAGAATATGAGAGGAGTTATAACTATTCATCGAATGATACATTAGTCAATAATGAGGAGGACTATACAGTCACGGTCAATCCAGAGGCTGTATTGGATATCAAATATGAACGAG AAGAGGACCCCACTTCAAATAATTCAGAATCAATAGCTGCATTTTCCAGCAATGCCTCTGGCTTAACCGGTGACAATGATGTTTCAGACTCTTCACAACCAAAAGAACCGCCTGTGCACAAAGAAGTGAACAG ACGCAAAAGGAAGTTGCGTGTTAGACGTTTGGATGCTAGACAGATAGAAGAAACATGTGAAGAGAATGAAGAAAGCGCAATGGTCAGCCAAG TGAAAACTGAACCCGAAGAGTTTTCAACGATTTGGAATTCTGAGGATACCAATAGTTTTGATGGCACAGCTATCAAGATGGAGGACACTGATAATGGTTTGGGTTCAGACTCCAATTATATGGAAGGGGGCAGCA ATGGAACAACAGAAGTTGCACCTGGAGAGGATTTTGTGATAAAAACTGAATCTGAATCCCTAGAGGATGAAAGTTCAGCATATTCCAACCATGTTCAGAGTACTAGCAAGAGGAAGCG aCGAAGCCTTGAAGAAAATTCGGATGCTTTTCAGAATGTTCCAGTCGGAAATCTGATGAGTTTACAAGAGTTTGAAG GAGATGCTTCAAAATCTATTCGTGGAAGAACCGGCAATCGTAGCAGTGAAGCAAAAGAAAAAACCAGAAAAACCTGGTTTCTAG ATGAAGATAAGGGAATGTGGAAAAGAAGGTCATGGTATGAAGAAGAGGCTAAGAACATGATGCAGAAAACTCAAGAAGACCTGAAACAAATTGAAGAATTGTACTCAAGCAAATCTGGTG GACAGTCAAAAGAAACATACATATCCATTTTGCAGTCTTCAGCAGAAAAGCCAGAGACAAAAG TAGAAAACAAAAGAGAAGTTAAAAGACTTGTTGGAAGAAAGAGATCTCGATATGAAGAGAAAACAGAGTTAATGAAGAGAAAGACAGAGGAGGATGAGGAGTTCATAGACAGTCTGAAAACCATGTTTAAACGCCCAG CTGATACCTCAGAACATTCCAATCAAAGTATTGACAGTACCTCATCTCCTCCTGAGAGCGGGGCTTCAGAAAACTGTGACAAATCGGCAATTCTCTCAACGTCATTATTAACGTTAACAG aaataGCTGAATTGAATGGAAAGAGAAGGCTGACTGTGCCACGGAAATCCATGTACGAAGAGAAGACGAGGGACATGAACCGCAAAACTCAGGAGGACGAGGAACTAATCAAAGGGCTACAGTCACTCA GTAAAGGAAAACTGGTGAGCAAGGATTCCAAAGAATACAAGCAATTACTGAGCGATACCTCAGTGCTCTCAGAGAGTATTAAGGAACAAG TTGAAATTTCACCGAACACTTTCGAATACCAACCTGGACCAGGAGTCCCAGTCAAAAAGATCATCATGCCAACAG AAAACTCTCTGACGTATTTAATACCACAAAGGTGGGAATCTGACGAAGCATTGGGAGACATGGCTGAGTATGCACCAGTGTTATATAGCAATAAAAAACATCCTGATCTCAAGGAAAAAATCCCAC AATGGAATTTACGAGCTCCAATGATTGCAAAAATATGGAGAGACTTACCTGAACATACAAGAGAGGCATATAAG gCTCAATGTAAACAGAACAAATTAAAGAAAGAG GATGATCAAAAGAAAATGTTGGAAGAAGAATTGAAGAAGCATTCCTCAAAGAAACCGAAACAGAGCCGTGGCAGCGATATAGCGTACCGTGCCAGTGTCCCAGCCCCGCCCATTGCCCCCGTCAGACAGTCACAGCGCCTCATGTCAAAGTCTAACAATACTGCGACTGCAGCTG ATATAAAAGTGAAGGATTCACCAGAGAGAAGCTCAAGTCCTGGCAGTGGAAATATAGATT taagAAGGTCCAAATATGCAGAGAAAACTATGATGCTTAACATGAAATCAGAAAGAGATAAAGCAATGATGGCTGAAGCAAATCTACCGGTGCCTAGAG ATGGTCCATCAGACAGGTTGCCTGGTTCCCATTATGCTCTGTCCATGCAAATGATGGCATTGAAAACTCGACAGGAGATGGCTACCCTAGCTCAATTAATACCTCAGGAAAAag tggCAGCTATTCAGTCAAGGCAAGCCATTATACCAAAAGATCAAAG AATTGAGGAGGAAATCGAAGAAAATCCACCACCCACAGTTTACATCATAGACCATGGAAAGTTAGTTCAAGCCAGGCTGAATGGCAATCAAAGAACAAGTGACAGTCCCCCAGTGCAAAAAGACGTGAACTTAAATCAGAATTCTGTGTTCTATGTGCGAAAGTCACGGTACAACGAAGAGCCCGAGAAAAGTGTTGTGATGGAAGAAAGTGTGCTCATGTGTTCAGAATGTGGGGAGGAATTCACCTCGGTGTCCGACATGGATTCACATAAAACTCTGTCCCACAACTACAAACCTTCTGTTGTTCTACCCAAAGAAGACACTGCTTTGCCATTCATCAAGTTCGAACCAGTTGACGAGGACTTTGACAAAATAGAAAACTCGTCTTGCTATGCAGAGGTTGATTCAAGTAAAGGAAGGAAGAAAAAGAGCAAAGGGAaactgaaagtgaaagtaggcaaaagcagaaaaaaatcGTCAGATGAAGCGCAAACAAACTGTGGCACCTGTGATacagatataaaaataaagacgGAGGTCTTATGA
- the LOC128192140 gene encoding uncharacterized protein LOC128192140 isoform X4: MEASSVFIKTEIEDAEYERSYNYSSNDTLVNNEEDYTVTVNPEAVLDIKYEREEDPTSNNSESIAAFSSNASGLTGDNDVSDSSQPKEPPVHKEVNRRKRKLRVRRLDARQIEETCEENEESAMVSQVKTEPEEFSTIWNSEDTNSFDGTAIKMEDTDNGLGSDSNYMEGGSNGTTEVAPGEDFVIKTESESLEDESSAYSNHVQSTSKRKRRSLEENSDAFQNVPVGNLMSLQEFEGDASKSIRGRTGNRSSEAKEKTRKTWFLDEDKGMWKRRSWYEEEAKNMMQKTQEDLKQIEELYSSKSGGQSKETYISILQSSAEKPETKENKREVKRLVGRKRSRYEEKTELMKRKTEEDEEFIDSLKTMFKRPADTSEHSNQSIDSTSSPPESGASENCDKSAILSTSLLTLTELSEFNERRRGSNKVPIEEDKWKELSSKSSEELEQEIAELNGKRRLTVPRKSMYEEKTRDMNRKTQEDEELIKGLQSLRKLVSKDSKEYKQLLSDTSVLSESIKEQVEISPNTFEYQPGPGVPVKKIIMPTENSLTYLIPQRWESDEALGDMAEYAPVLYSNKKHPDLKEKIPQWNLRAPMIAKIWRDLPEHTREAYKAQCKQNKLKKEDDQKKMLEEELKKHSSKKPKQSRGSDIAYRASVPAPPIAPVRQSQRLMSKSNNTATAADIKVKDSPERSSSPGSGNIDLRRSKYAEKTMMLNMKSERDKAMMAEANLPVPRDGPSDRLPGSHYALSMQMMALKTRQEMATLAQLIPQEKVAAIQSRQAIIPKDQRIEEEIEENPPPTVYIIDHGKLVQARLNGNQRTSDSPPVQKDVNLNQNSVFYVRKSRYNEEPEKSVVMEESVLMCSECGEEFTSVSDMDSHKTLSHNYKPSVVLPKEDTALPFIKFEPVDEDFDKIENSSCYAEVDSSKGRKKKSKGKLKVKVGKSRKKSSDEAQTNCGTCDTDIKIKTEVL, encoded by the exons ATGGAGGCCAGTTCAGTATTTATAAAAACGGAGATTGAAGATGCAGAATATGAGAGGAGTTATAACTATTCATCGAATGATACATTAGTCAATAATGAGGAGGACTATACAGTCACGGTCAATCCAGAGGCTGTATTGGATATCAAATATGAACGAG AAGAGGACCCCACTTCAAATAATTCAGAATCAATAGCTGCATTTTCCAGCAATGCCTCTGGCTTAACCGGTGACAATGATGTTTCAGACTCTTCACAACCAAAAGAACCGCCTGTGCACAAAGAAGTGAACAG ACGCAAAAGGAAGTTGCGTGTTAGACGTTTGGATGCTAGACAGATAGAAGAAACATGTGAAGAGAATGAAGAAAGCGCAATGGTCAGCCAAG TGAAAACTGAACCCGAAGAGTTTTCAACGATTTGGAATTCTGAGGATACCAATAGTTTTGATGGCACAGCTATCAAGATGGAGGACACTGATAATGGTTTGGGTTCAGACTCCAATTATATGGAAGGGGGCAGCA ATGGAACAACAGAAGTTGCACCTGGAGAGGATTTTGTGATAAAAACTGAATCTGAATCCCTAGAGGATGAAAGTTCAGCATATTCCAACCATGTTCAGAGTACTAGCAAGAGGAAGCG aCGAAGCCTTGAAGAAAATTCGGATGCTTTTCAGAATGTTCCAGTCGGAAATCTGATGAGTTTACAAGAGTTTGAAG GAGATGCTTCAAAATCTATTCGTGGAAGAACCGGCAATCGTAGCAGTGAAGCAAAAGAAAAAACCAGAAAAACCTGGTTTCTAG ATGAAGATAAGGGAATGTGGAAAAGAAGGTCATGGTATGAAGAAGAGGCTAAGAACATGATGCAGAAAACTCAAGAAGACCTGAAACAAATTGAAGAATTGTACTCAAGCAAATCTGGTG GACAGTCAAAAGAAACATACATATCCATTTTGCAGTCTTCAGCAGAAAAGCCAGAGACAAAAG AAAACAAAAGAGAAGTTAAAAGACTTGTTGGAAGAAAGAGATCTCGATATGAAGAGAAAACAGAGTTAATGAAGAGAAAGACAGAGGAGGATGAGGAGTTCATAGACAGTCTGAAAACCATGTTTAAACGCCCAG CTGATACCTCAGAACATTCCAATCAAAGTATTGACAGTACCTCATCTCCTCCTGAGAGCGGGGCTTCAGAAAACTGTGACAAATCGGCAATTCTCTCAACGTCATTATTAACGTTAACAG AATTATCTGAGTTTAATGAGAGAAGAAGAGGATCAAATAAAGTTCCTATTGAGGAAGACAAGTGGAAAGAACTGAGTAGCAAAAGTAGTGAAGAATTAGAGcaag aaataGCTGAATTGAATGGAAAGAGAAGGCTGACTGTGCCACGGAAATCCATGTACGAAGAGAAGACGAGGGACATGAACCGCAAAACTCAGGAGGACGAGGAACTAATCAAAGGGCTACAGTCACTCA GAAAACTGGTGAGCAAGGATTCCAAAGAATACAAGCAATTACTGAGCGATACCTCAGTGCTCTCAGAGAGTATTAAGGAACAAG TTGAAATTTCACCGAACACTTTCGAATACCAACCTGGACCAGGAGTCCCAGTCAAAAAGATCATCATGCCAACAG AAAACTCTCTGACGTATTTAATACCACAAAGGTGGGAATCTGACGAAGCATTGGGAGACATGGCTGAGTATGCACCAGTGTTATATAGCAATAAAAAACATCCTGATCTCAAGGAAAAAATCCCAC AATGGAATTTACGAGCTCCAATGATTGCAAAAATATGGAGAGACTTACCTGAACATACAAGAGAGGCATATAAG gCTCAATGTAAACAGAACAAATTAAAGAAAGAG GATGATCAAAAGAAAATGTTGGAAGAAGAATTGAAGAAGCATTCCTCAAAGAAACCGAAACAGAGCCGTGGCAGCGATATAGCGTACCGTGCCAGTGTCCCAGCCCCGCCCATTGCCCCCGTCAGACAGTCACAGCGCCTCATGTCAAAGTCTAACAATACTGCGACTGCAGCTG ATATAAAAGTGAAGGATTCACCAGAGAGAAGCTCAAGTCCTGGCAGTGGAAATATAGATT taagAAGGTCCAAATATGCAGAGAAAACTATGATGCTTAACATGAAATCAGAAAGAGATAAAGCAATGATGGCTGAAGCAAATCTACCGGTGCCTAGAG ATGGTCCATCAGACAGGTTGCCTGGTTCCCATTATGCTCTGTCCATGCAAATGATGGCATTGAAAACTCGACAGGAGATGGCTACCCTAGCTCAATTAATACCTCAGGAAAAag tggCAGCTATTCAGTCAAGGCAAGCCATTATACCAAAAGATCAAAG AATTGAGGAGGAAATCGAAGAAAATCCACCACCCACAGTTTACATCATAGACCATGGAAAGTTAGTTCAAGCCAGGCTGAATGGCAATCAAAGAACAAGTGACAGTCCCCCAGTGCAAAAAGACGTGAACTTAAATCAGAATTCTGTGTTCTATGTGCGAAAGTCACGGTACAACGAAGAGCCCGAGAAAAGTGTTGTGATGGAAGAAAGTGTGCTCATGTGTTCAGAATGTGGGGAGGAATTCACCTCGGTGTCCGACATGGATTCACATAAAACTCTGTCCCACAACTACAAACCTTCTGTTGTTCTACCCAAAGAAGACACTGCTTTGCCATTCATCAAGTTCGAACCAGTTGACGAGGACTTTGACAAAATAGAAAACTCGTCTTGCTATGCAGAGGTTGATTCAAGTAAAGGAAGGAAGAAAAAGAGCAAAGGGAaactgaaagtgaaagtaggcaaaagcagaaaaaaatcGTCAGATGAAGCGCAAACAAACTGTGGCACCTGTGATacagatataaaaataaagacgGAGGTCTTATGA